GGGACCTTCGCCTCGGCGAGCAGCACGTTCATGTGGCCGGGCAGGCGTCCGGCGACCGGGTGGATGCCGAACCGGACGTCGACGCCGCGGTCGCGCAGCGTCCGGGTGAGCTCGGCGACGGGGTACTGCGCCTGCGCGACGGCCATGCCGTAGCCGGGCGTGATGATCACGCTCCGGGCGGACGCGAGGAGCTCGGCCGTGCCCTCGGCGGTGATCTCGCGGTGCTCGCCGTAGTCGGTGTCGTCTGCGGGGCCAGCGACGATCCCGAACCCACCGGCGATCACCGAGAGGAACGAGCGGTTCATCGCCTGGCACATGATGTACGACAGGTACGCACCCGAGGACCCGACCAGCGCGCCGGTGACGATCAGCAGGTCGTTCGAGAGCAGGAACCCGGACGCGGCGGCGGCCCAGCCGGAGTAGCTGTTGAGCATCGAGACGACGACCGGCATGTCGCCACCGCCGATCGAGGCCACCAGGTGCCAGCCGAGCGCGAGCGCCAGCACGGTCAGCGCGATCAGCAGCCCGAGGCTCGGCGCGGCGACGAACCAGACGGTGAGCGCCACGAACACGACCAGCGCCCCGATGTTCAGCGCGTTCTTGCCCGGCAGCATCAGCGGCGAGGAGTTGATCCGCGCGGACAGCTTGAGGTACGCGACGATCGACCCGGTCAACGTCACCGCGCCGATGAACACGCCGATCGCCACCTCGGCGTGGTGAATGCCGAGGAGCGAGCCCTCCAAGTCGGACGAGTGCTCCAGGTAGCCGTTCCAGCCGACGAGCACCGCGGCGGCGCCGACGAAGCTGTGCAGGAGCGCGATCAGCTCCGGCATGCCGGTCATCTCGACGACCCGGGCGCGCCACAGGCCGATCGCGGCACCGAGCGCCACCGCGGCGACGAGCAGCACGATGCCGAGCGTGTTGATGTCGCCGTCGATCGCCAGCACGATCGTCGCGACCAGCGCGATGACCATGCCGACGATGCCGGACGACGCACCGGCGCGGGACGTCTCGTGCTTGGACAGTCCGGCGAGGCTGAGGATGAACAACAGGGCAGCGAGCAGGTAGGCGGCCTGGGCCGCCGAGGAGATAGTCATCGAGGTCAGCGCCCAATCATCAGCTGCGGGAGAACATGCCGAGCATGCGACGGGTGACGGCGAAGCCGCCGAAGATGTTGATCGACGCCAGCAGGATCGCGATCGAGGCCAGCACGGTGACGCTCACGTGGTCGTGACCGATCTGCAGCAGCGCGCCGACGACGATGATCCCGGAGATCGCGTTCGTCACCGACATCAGCGGCGTGTGCAGCGCGTGGTGGACGTTCCCGATCACGTAGTAGCCGATCACGATCGCCAGGACGAACACCGTGAAGTGGGCGGTCAGCGCGGCGGGTGCGAACCCGACGATCGCGAACAGGGCCACGGCCGCGAGCGCGGCGGGGATCAGGCGGCGGGCCGGGTGCTTGGGTTTGGCCTCGGCCGCCTGCGGTGGTTCGACCTGCTTCGGTGGTGCTGCGGGGGTCGCGCTGACCGAGACCGGGGGCGGCGGCCACAGCTTCTCGCCGTTGTGCACCACGGTCATCGTGCGCTGGACGACGTCCGCGAGGTCCAGCGTCAGCACGCCGTCCTTGTTCGGCGTGAGCAGCTTGAGCAGGTTGACGACGTTCGTGCCGTACAGCTGGGAGGCCTGGGCGGGCAGGCGTCCGGCCAGGTCGGTGTAGCCGATGATCGTCACGCCGTTGTCGGTGACGACCGACCGTCCGGCGACGCTCCCGGCCACGTTCCCGCCCTGCGTGGTGGCCATGTCCACGACGACGCTTCCCGGCTTCATCGCCGCGACGTGCTCGGCGGTCAGCAGCGTCGGCGCGGGGCGCCCGGGGATCAGCGCGGTGGTGATCACGATGTCGACGTCGGCGGCCTGCGCGGCGTACAGCGCGGCGGCGGCGCGGTCGTAGTCCTCCGAGGTCGCCTTCGCGTACCCGTCGGTGCTGGCTTCCTGCTCGACCTCGACGGCGAGGAACTCACCGCCCAGCGAGCGGACCTGCTCGGCCACCTCGGGCCGCGGGTCCGTCGCCCGCACCACCGCACCGAGGCTGTTCGCGGCCGCGATCGCGGCCAGTCCCGCCACCCCGGCGCCGGCGACCAGCACCTTGGCGGGCGGCACCTTCCCGGCGGCGGTGACCTGACCGCCGAACAGCCGGCCGAACGCGTGCGCGGCCTCGATCACTGCCCGGTAGCCGGCGATGTTGGCCATCGACGACAGCACGTCCATCGACTGCGCGCGGGAGATGCGCGGGACGGCGTCCATCGCCAGGACCGTGATCGGGCGTTTGGTGAGCGACTCCACCAGCGCCGGGTTCGACGCCGGGCTGATCAGCGAGATCAGCGTGGCGCCGTCGGACAACGCACCGATCTCCTGCGGCGACGGCGGATTCACTTTCAGTACGGCGTCGGACCGCCACGTCGTGGCCGTATCCGCGATCCGGGCGCCCGCGGTGGCGTAGGCGTCGTCCGAAAAACTCGCTTTTCCGCCCGCCCCGGATTCGACGACCACGTCGTAACCGAGTTTGACCAGTTGACCTACGGTGGTCGGAGTGGCGGCCACCCGGGTTTCCCCCGGGGACGATTCGGCCACCACCCCCAGCATTTGCCCCGGCGGCGACTGCTCAGTTCCATCCATCGGGTGTCCCTCCTCAGGCGCGATGCGGTGGCCGGATAGCAGCCATCCGCACGCGGCGGCAGCTGATTTCCGGGGGCACCGATCAGCGCGGCAACCACGACGTGCGTGATGTTGACATGGATTCTCCGGTTCCGAATACCGATGTAACGAACACCTCACGCCGGACGGTTCGATCCGAGGTCACTCAATCAATACAGTTGAACTCCGGTGACAAAAACACGAACGATTAAGATTCCGGGTCGTGTTCCGTGCTACGGATCCAGAGGTCTTCGGCGACGAAGAATTCGATCAGCGACGCGATTTCCTCCGGGGAGTCACCCTCCACCACGATCGTGTCGTTGATCCGGATCGTGACGTCGTCCAGCAGCTCCAGCGTGCGGATCTCCGGTGCGACCCGGACTAAGACGTCGATCACCTGGGACAGGGTGGCGTCGTCGAAGGCGTGCTCCATGGTGTCCTCCCGGACGAGACGAGTACTCAGGAGGACAGAGCGGGACAGTAGCCCGGTGATACCTCAGGTTGTGAGGTGGGTGCTGAACCAGTCGGCGGCGTGGTCGGCGACCTGCTCCAGCGCTCCGGGTTCGCCGAACAGGTGGGTGGCGCCGGGAATCAGCAGCAGCTCGTTCGGCGCGGTCATCGCGGTGCGCGCCTGCTGGTTGAGCTCGATCACGGTCTCGTCGTGGCTGCCGACGATCAGCAGCGTCGGCGCCTGCACCGCGGTCAGCGCCGAGTCGGCGAGGTCGGGCCGGCCGCCCCGGGAGACGACCGCGCCGACCAGGTCCGGGCGTGCGGCGGCGCTGACCAGGGCGGCCGCCGCGCCGGTGCTGGCGCCGAACAGGCCCAGCGGCGTGTGCTGGGTGTCCGGGCGGGCGTGCAGCCAGTCGAGGATGCCGGTCAGCCGGACCGCCAGCAGGCCGATGTCGAAGCGCAGCTCGCGGCTCATCGCGTCGATCCGCTCCTCGTCCTCGGTGAGCAGGTCGACGAGGACCGTCCCGAACCCCCGGTCGTGCAGGACGTCGGCGACCGCCCGGTTACGCGGGCTGCGCCGCGAGCTGCCGCTGCCGTGGGCGAACAGCACCGCGCCGCGAGGATCGTCGGGAAGGTGGACGTCGGCCTCCAGGTCGACACCCGCGGTCGGTATCCGATGTGCGGTCAGCTGGGTGCTCATGCCCGGTCGAGTACCCCGTCTACCTGCGGTTACTCAGTCGACGCCCGGCAGGACGGCGACGCGGTCGGCGTGGTCCAGGCGGTAGCCGACGCCACGCACGGTGACGATCTGCGGGCCGGTGTCGGCGAGCTTCACCCGCAGCCGCCGCACGTGGACGTCGATCGTCCGCTCGCTGTAGCGGAACCGGGCGCCCCAGACCGCGTCGATGAGCTGGGTGCGGCTGAAGACCTGCCGCGGGTGCCTGGCGAGGAACGCGAGCAGGTCGAACTCGCGGCGGGTGAGCGAGAGTTCGCTGCCCGCGAGCGTCGCGACCCGGCGACCGGCCAGGATCCGCAGCGGCGGCGTGCCCGCGTCGCTGCGACGCGCCGCCACGGCGGCACCCCGCGTGGCGGCCCCCGGCCTGGCGTCCACCGTGGCGTCCGGCACCGGCGTGCCGTCGTCGCGGGCGGAGAAGACCGGCGCCGACGGCGGCCGCGCCGCGTCGTCGCCGAAACCGAGGGAGACCAGCGCGGAGACGGTCGTGTCACCCGCGCGGGCGTGCCCGGCGAGCAGGTCGCTGATCTCCGCGCACAGCGCGGACGCGATCCCGGGCGCCCCACCGCCGGTCAGGTCGACCTCCACCAGGACTCGCGCGGTCCGGGTCGGGCCGTTCGCGGCGGTGAGCCGCCGGACGGTGGCGCCGTGCACCTGCGGGACGCGCTGGTCGGCCTGCGCTGTCATCGGGTCGGTCCTCCTCGAGCTTCAACTAGTTAGGTAACCCTAACTAGTTGAAGCTCGGCGTGGGGTGTGGCATGCGCCCCACTACGTCACGCCGGGACGAGCCCCGGCCGCCCGGCCACCGTCACCCAGGACGCGCTGGTGGACACCGGCGACGTCCGGACCGCGATGCTGGCGACCGTGCGGGCCTCCGCGAGCCAACGCTCCTTGGTGACGTCGAACCGCAGGTAACCGCGGAGTGAACCGTCGAAGTACCGGACGTGCGGGTTCAACGAGGGGTTGGCGGCGGTGACCGGTGCGATGAACGGGGCGGGGAAGTCCGAGCTCACGCTCGTCGCGGTGAACTCCACCGCGACCGGCGCCGCGGCCAGGTCGTCCCGGTCGATCCGCAGGTCGCTGAACCAGGAGGAGTGGATGTCCCCGGCCAGCACGACCGGGTTCGCGATCTTGCGCTCGGCCAAGAACCGCAGCAGCCGGGTCCGGGCCGGGTGGTAGCCGTCCCACTGGTCGAGGTTCACGATCGGCGGCAGCGGGTTGGCCGGGTCCAGCAGGTTCGGGAACCGGATCTGGCTCACCATCACCTGCTGGGCGATGACGTTCCAGCGGGCGCGGGAACCGGCCAGCCCGGCGTGGAGCCACTGCTCCTGGGCGCCGCCGGTGAGCGTGCCCGCGGTGTTGTCCAGGCCCGGCTGCGCCGGTCCGAAGTCCAGCGCGATGCCCGGCGGCTGATCGGTGCGGTGCTGCCGGGTGTCCAGGACGTTGATCCGGGCCAGCCGCCCGAAGTCGAACCGGCGGAAGAGCCGGTAGTTCGGCGAGCCGGGCGTGATCGGCCGGCGGAGCGGCAGGTGCTCGAAGTACGCCTGGTACGCGGCCGCGCGCTGAGCGGCCATCGCGGCCGGGGACTGGAACTTCGGGCTGTTCGCGTCCTCTGCCTCGTCGATCAGGTTCGCGTAGTTGTTCTCGACCTCGTGGTCGTCCCAGGTGACGATCCACGGGAACGCCGCGTGCGCGGCCTGCAGGGACGGGTCGGTCTTGTAGAGCGCGTGGCGGGCTCGGTAGTCGACGAGCGTCCGCAGCTGGTCGAGGCCCGCGGTCTGCGGCTGGGTGTGCATCCGGTCGGGGTAGGCGCTGCGCGGGTCGTACTCGTAGATGTAGTCGCCGAGGTGCAGGACGACGTCGAGGTCCTCGGCGGCCAGCCCGTCGTAGGCCGGCCAGTAGCCGTTCTGCCAGTCCTGGCAGTTCACGACGCCGATCCGTAACCGGGAGACGTCGGCCGACGGCGCCGGAGCGGTCCGGGTGCGGCCGGTCTCGCTCACGTGGCCGCCCGCCCGGAAGCGGTACCAGTACTCGCGGCCGGGACGCAGGCCGCGGGCGTCGACGTGGACGGAGTGCGCCCGGCCGGGGTGCGCGGTCGCGGTGCCCCGCCGCACCACCCGGGAGAATCGCGCGTCGGTGGCGACCTGCCACTCCACCGGGATCGGCTGCCCCGGCAGCGACCCCGCGTTGAACGGGTCGTTGACCAGCCGGGTCCAGAGCACGACCGCGTCCGGGAGCGGATCACCGCTGGCGATGCCCAGCCGGAACGGATCGGTCCGGAGCGGAGCCGCGTGGGCGGTCCGGACGCCGACCGGGAGCGCGCTCGCGGTGAGCGCACCGGCGGCGCCGGCAGCGGCACCGATCAGGAACTGTCTTCTGTCGACCACGGCCATCGGGACCT
The sequence above is a segment of the Cryptosporangium aurantiacum genome. Coding sequences within it:
- the pntB gene encoding Re/Si-specific NAD(P)(+) transhydrogenase subunit beta; its protein translation is MTISSAAQAAYLLAALLFILSLAGLSKHETSRAGASSGIVGMVIALVATIVLAIDGDINTLGIVLLVAAVALGAAIGLWRARVVEMTGMPELIALLHSFVGAAAVLVGWNGYLEHSSDLEGSLLGIHHAEVAIGVFIGAVTLTGSIVAYLKLSARINSSPLMLPGKNALNIGALVVFVALTVWFVAAPSLGLLIALTVLALALGWHLVASIGGGDMPVVVSMLNSYSGWAAAASGFLLSNDLLIVTGALVGSSGAYLSYIMCQAMNRSFLSVIAGGFGIVAGPADDTDYGEHREITAEGTAELLASARSVIITPGYGMAVAQAQYPVAELTRTLRDRGVDVRFGIHPVAGRLPGHMNVLLAEAKVPYDIVLEMDEINDDFPETSVVLVIGANDTVNPAAAEDPGSPIAGMPVLHVWEAENVIVFKRSMAAGYAGVQNPLFFRENTQMLFGDAKARVEDILRALAPVTAEREPVSVR
- a CDS encoding Re/Si-specific NAD(P)(+) transhydrogenase subunit alpha, with the translated sequence MDGTEQSPPGQMLGVVAESSPGETRVAATPTTVGQLVKLGYDVVVESGAGGKASFSDDAYATAGARIADTATTWRSDAVLKVNPPSPQEIGALSDGATLISLISPASNPALVESLTKRPITVLAMDAVPRISRAQSMDVLSSMANIAGYRAVIEAAHAFGRLFGGQVTAAGKVPPAKVLVAGAGVAGLAAIAAANSLGAVVRATDPRPEVAEQVRSLGGEFLAVEVEQEASTDGYAKATSEDYDRAAAALYAAQAADVDIVITTALIPGRPAPTLLTAEHVAAMKPGSVVVDMATTQGGNVAGSVAGRSVVTDNGVTIIGYTDLAGRLPAQASQLYGTNVVNLLKLLTPNKDGVLTLDLADVVQRTMTVVHNGEKLWPPPPVSVSATPAAPPKQVEPPQAAEAKPKHPARRLIPAALAAVALFAIVGFAPAALTAHFTVFVLAIVIGYYVIGNVHHALHTPLMSVTNAISGIIVVGALLQIGHDHVSVTVLASIAILLASINIFGGFAVTRRMLGMFSRS
- a CDS encoding dienelactone hydrolase family protein, which encodes MSTQLTAHRIPTAGVDLEADVHLPDDPRGAVLFAHGSGSSRRSPRNRAVADVLHDRGFGTVLVDLLTEDEERIDAMSRELRFDIGLLAVRLTGILDWLHARPDTQHTPLGLFGASTGAAAALVSAAARPDLVGAVVSRGGRPDLADSALTAVQAPTLLIVGSHDETVIELNQQARTAMTAPNELLLIPGATHLFGEPGALEQVADHAADWFSTHLTT
- a CDS encoding winged helix-turn-helix domain-containing protein gives rise to the protein MTAQADQRVPQVHGATVRRLTAANGPTRTARVLVEVDLTGGGAPGIASALCAEISDLLAGHARAGDTTVSALVSLGFGDDAARPPSAPVFSARDDGTPVPDATVDARPGAATRGAAVAARRSDAGTPPLRILAGRRVATLAGSELSLTRREFDLLAFLARHPRQVFSRTQLIDAVWGARFRYSERTIDVHVRRLRVKLADTGPQIVTVRGVGYRLDHADRVAVLPGVD
- a CDS encoding alkaline phosphatase D family protein; this encodes MAVVDRRQFLIGAAAGAAGALTASALPVGVRTAHAAPLRTDPFRLGIASGDPLPDAVVLWTRLVNDPFNAGSLPGQPIPVEWQVATDARFSRVVRRGTATAHPGRAHSVHVDARGLRPGREYWYRFRAGGHVSETGRTRTAPAPSADVSRLRIGVVNCQDWQNGYWPAYDGLAAEDLDVVLHLGDYIYEYDPRSAYPDRMHTQPQTAGLDQLRTLVDYRARHALYKTDPSLQAAHAAFPWIVTWDDHEVENNYANLIDEAEDANSPKFQSPAAMAAQRAAAYQAYFEHLPLRRPITPGSPNYRLFRRFDFGRLARINVLDTRQHRTDQPPGIALDFGPAQPGLDNTAGTLTGGAQEQWLHAGLAGSRARWNVIAQQVMVSQIRFPNLLDPANPLPPIVNLDQWDGYHPARTRLLRFLAERKIANPVVLAGDIHSSWFSDLRIDRDDLAAAPVAVEFTATSVSSDFPAPFIAPVTAANPSLNPHVRYFDGSLRGYLRFDVTKERWLAEARTVASIAVRTSPVSTSASWVTVAGRPGLVPA